ACTTCCAAAGATTTTAATTCCAGGCGATCAATTGCACCATAACCTGTTCCGGCTTTAATTATTCCCGCTTTTGCCTTTGAACGTTTAACAACTGGGCCAGAATAATTATACTCATCCATTCCTTGGGTTATTTCAGCAACGACCATTTTCGTAATTTCATCAGTTGGAACAAGCGCAAGTCAAGAAGCACCTTTGTCATAAAAAGCGGCCTTGTGGAAACCGGTGGACATAATAATATGAACTTTACCAGCTAATTCCTGGGCGATTTCGAGCATGCGATAAACATCTCTACCAACATTTGGCGGATCCATTGTTACCAATGTTTTTCCGCCACGAGCTGCAAATTCGAGCGATTCAGCAATTGCAGCTTCGTTTGAAAGCATCACAAAATCAGGGTGTTCATGAGCTTCAGGACCATAATTTTTAATTAAATGATCATGACAATCAACAATACCTAACTCTGAGGGGTGAATATCACCTAAGACAGTTCTTGAAAATTTTTCCGTTTTTTGCATTAAAAATTTTTTTTCCTTTCTTTAGTTTTAAAGTCAAACACTTAACAAATAAAATTTGTTTTTAATATTATTTAATTATGTTTTTAATTATACCATTTTTTTAATTGAATGTTAAAAAAGCAAAACAAAAAATGTTTTGCAATTATAAATAACTATATTAAGCTTTGTTAAGCTTCTTTGAAAAGATATAAATTCCGTATTATTTTAACAAAAAATAAAAAATAAAAAATAAAAATTTTTGGAATTTTTCTAAGTTCCCCAGTTTGATGGCAAAAATTCACTTTTTATTGAGTATGAATACACAAAAATACCCGTAAATCCGTGTTTTTTGACGACCAAACCTTAATCTTTATTATTTTGAAATTAACCTTTTGTAAAAAAAAAAAAAAAATGCTTGGTCTAGGAAAAAATTATGTTATAATAAATCTCACTTAAGAATAATTAATAAATTTTTGACATTGAATTAAGGGGGAATTAATTATGTTTTTTGTCATACCAAAATCAAATAGTGCGAATTATCCATTATATTTTTAAATATGATGGAATGCCTTAAATTTACCTGTTTAGAAATCTACAAATTTAAGGCTTTTTTATTGTTCTTTCAAAACTTCATATATTTTTTTAGGCTCGCTGCAAATAAAAACGAGTTTTCTATTTGCATTGAGTTTAAACAGTAGTTGTATTTTTTTTATGATTTTTGTGATTTTATCCATAAATTGATTTTTGCCAGTGTTTGAAAATAGGTAATTAACTTTTGCCAAAAAAGTTAAAAAGTACGAAAAAACCGGGCACTTTTTTAAGATTATCTCATCAAATTGGGAAACTCGGGAAACTATATAAAATGCGTATTATTTTAACAAAAAAATAAAAATAAAAACTAAAAATTTTGGGAATTTTTAGTTTTTACAAACAGCAGATTTTTTATTTTTTTAAAATTACCGCTAATTTAAGTTTTATTCATTAATTAATGTTAGTAATCTATCAGAACTTTCGGTTTTACTATTTTCAAATTTTGTTGATTCAATTAGTGAATCTGTAATTGTTGTTGAGATTTTTGCTTCTTTGAAATTACCATTATCACTTAAAATTTTAACTTTGGATGAATCTTCTTTAAAAGCATTAAGCATTGATTCCATTGAAATTATAACTGATCTGAGGTTTGCCATTTTTTCATACAAACTTCAGTCGATTTTTTTGGCATCTTCACCAACTAGTTCAATACTTTTTTTGTTATTAGATTCAAATTCGACAATTTTATCATAGTATTCTTGATATTTTTTCTTTACTTGTTCCAATTTTTCTGGAGTTACAACCGCTTTTGTAGGAAGAAAATAACCAGTATTTTCCATTAAATAATCAACATTATCGACCATTTTTCCGGGTGTGTCAATATCATTTTGACCAGTAAAGAGTCATTCTAAAAATTTAACTGCCGCTTTATTAATTTTTTCTGTATCAGTTTTAATTGGAATTAATGAAGATCCACCTGAGTTATAGACAAAAAATGGTGAATTTTTGTGTGATTTTAATGGTTGGCTTGTTGTAAAGACATCGTTAAATGTTGCAAAACCTTTGGCAAGTTTAGGGTTTTTATCTGCAAATAAATTACGGGTTGTTGCTGTGTCAATTGATTGCTTAATTCCAACTCCAGGAACGTAGCCAAAAACGGTACGATATTTAAGAATATCATGACTTCCTCATTCACCAATGCTGTTTTCTGCTTTAAAGTTTTTAAACTGAAATGCCTGCAAAATTTTGGTTGCTTGACCTACTTTTTGTTCGATTTTTTTATTAGTTTTTGTAAATTTATCGTAAGTTTTTTTAAATTCCTCTTGTAAAGATTTATCTGTAGCAATATTAAAAGTTAAATCACTACCTTTTGGCTCTCAGAATTTTTTACCTGATTTTGAAATAATATTTTTGTGGAAAACTAGTCCTGAATAGTCAATATCAAAAATAGACGCATTTTCTGTATTTGCATCAAGTTTTGCATCAGCTTTTAATTTGACACCGTCAATAAATTTAGTTGAAAACTCAAGTGCCTCTTCAATATTTGAAAAAGTATCATAATTTACGCTTAAATCTTTGAAAACATCGGCAGATTTTACTTCAAGATTGCTAAAAAAACTGTTTTCAGGAGTCGAGTTTCCTTTTTGGGCTGATTCTTGTGCTTTTTTGTAAATTTCGGCGTTCTCGTCAACTTTTCCGCCACCTTTTTTTACTAAATCAAAAATAATTCGTAAATTATCAAGGTTAAATCCAAGCGCATCAACATCATTTATGTTAAAAGGGATGTTATAAAACTTATTTTCACCAAAATTAAATGAATTGTATTTTCCTACAATTTGATCAGTGAATATTCCTGGATTTAATTTATCGCTTTTTACTTCTAAAAGGCGATTACGTTCTTGTAAAACACTTGCTGTTGAAGAATCACCTAAAACAATTGAAGGAAGTTGATCTGAATTTGTGTCCAGTAATTTTTTAATGTTATCGGTTGTTTCTTTTTGAGTGTTTGCTTTTGACTCATCACTCAAAACAAGTCTAACTGGCGCGAAATCAGGATCATCTTTAAACTTTTGGTTGTAATAAGGGATTAATCCTTTTTGATTTTTACCATAAACATTAAGTCCAAAAATTAATGGTCAAAAAGGACCTTGACTTGTTGTCATAACAACTTGAGTTTTTGGATCAATTGTATTCTCACTTACTCCACAAGCAGTAGCAATTAAGAAAACGCTTGGTGAGAGAACTAAAAAAGGTTTAAAAAATTTTTTAAAATTCATATATTTCTCACTTTTTCTAATTTTATGAAATTTTTTTCAGAAATATTAATATTTAAATATTAGTTATTTATAATTTTAATAAAAATAACTATACATCATTTAGAAAAAAATTTTTAAAAAAAGGTAAAATTTTTTAATATGAACCACTTAACAATTGCTATAAGTATTAAAAACCTAGTATTTTCGTATGACAAAAAGGCTTTTCTTAAAATTGATGACCTCGAAATACCAGCAAATAATATTATTACAATTTTGGGACCCTCAGGTGCAGGAAAGTCCACTTTCCTTAATATTTTAGCCGGTTTTTTACCAATAAAGACAGGTATTGAATACCATGAAAACTTCAAAAACTTTGGCTATATAATGCAAAAAAACAACTTATATGAAGAAATTTCGGTAAAGAAAAATCTTTGGATTAGTGCTAAAAATTCGCCTGAATGAACCTCAAAAGTATGAAAATTGAGCTGGGAAAATTTCAAAAAAGACAAAAATAGTCAAGATTTTAGCGACTCTATTGAAAATTTACCTTCAAACAAATCTAATTTAGGAATAGAGAAGGTTATAAAAAAATTCAAATTTTACTTTTATATATTGAAAAATATAAAATTTTATATTTTTTTCCTAAAATTTAGAAAAAAATATTTCGGAAAAGAAGTCCTAAATGTGTTAAAAGCCTTAGAAATTGAGGATATTTTCTTAAAAAAAGCCAAAAATATTAGTGGAGGCCAACAACAACGCGTAGCTTTTGCAAAATCAATTATAAAAGGGGATAATTTAGTTTTAATGGACGAACCTTTTTCATCACTTGATGCAAAAATTAAGGAATCAACTATTAAATTATTACTTAAAATCAAACAAGAATTTAACATGACAATCGTTTTAGTAACTCACGACCAAACTGATGCAATGAAAATTAGTGACAAAATTATTCTTTTAAATAAAGGGGAAATTTTGCAATATTCTAATCCAGAGGAACTTTTTGAAAACCCTCAGTCTATTTTTGCCGCAAAATTTATCGGAATGCCAGAAATCAATTTTATTGAAAAACAAGGAGAAATTGAATATTATATCCGTTCTAAATACATTAAAATTTCATCAACACCTGAACCAACAAATGGAAAAGTTTTTTATAAAAAAAATATTGCAGATAATTTTTATTACCAAATTCGTGATACTGAAAAAAATATTGACCTTGAAATTATAAGTCCTATTGATATTCAAGGTGAAAATGTAAAAATAGAATATAATAAAGATAAAATTTTTGCTTTTGATAAAGGCGGAAATCGTGTTAAAGGTTAATAAAGAATCCATAAAAACAGTGTTTTTTCACAGAAATACAAAAGCAATCTTACTTATAGGTCCACTATTTATTTTTCTTTTTATTTTTTCAGTCTACCCAATTCTGGATTCATTATTTAACTCTTTTAATGTTGGGGCTGGCCAAAACAAACATTTAGGATTTGAGAATTTTAGGGAATTATTTGCAAAATCAAATTTTAATGACGCATTAAGAAACAGCACTTTATTATTTTTTATTAGCTCACCAATTGCACTTTTTCTAGGATTTGTTATTGCAATTTTGCTCTCAAAACTTAAGAGTAAATTTCTTCGAATGTTAATAATAAGTGGACTTTATTCCCAGTTTTTTATTTCATCTTTTGCAATTGGAACTGCTTTTTCTTTCCTTTTTGGTAATAAAAATGTTTTTGCAAAAATGCTTAATCTCAATTTTTCATTTGTCGGTGGAGACAATAAAATTGATTTAATTTGACTATATTTAATTTATCAACTTTGAAGGGCAATCCCTTTTAATTCAGTGCTTTTCTTTTTTGCGATTTCGAGCATTCATACAAAATATAAAAAAAATTTACAAATTGACAGAATTAACCTAAAAGATAAGATTTTTAACCTTTATTTTAAAGAAATTGGTAATCAATTTTTAGTTATTTCATACACAAACTTCATTTTTGCAACAATGCTATACCCAAATGTTATTACAGGCGACATAAATTTAGATCTAAATAAAGGCCACACTCTTGCTTCATATATTTTATCTTCAAGTGATAATTCAGGACTCCAATCTGCCGTGAGTTTAATTACTTTCTTTTATCTTTCAGCGGTTTTTTCAACCTTTATTATTTTTAGACCAAAAACATGGAAAAAAATATCAAAACTTATTAAAAATAAAAGGGGTAAAAATGTCATTAAAATTTAATTTAAATAGTTT
This sequence is a window from Mesomycoplasma ovipneumoniae. Protein-coding genes within it:
- a CDS encoding P68 family surface lipoprotein; its protein translation is MNFKKFFKPFLVLSPSVFLIATACGVSENTIDPKTQVVMTTSQGPFWPLIFGLNVYGKNQKGLIPYYNQKFKDDPDFAPVRLVLSDESKANTQKETTDNIKKLLDTNSDQLPSIVLGDSSTASVLQERNRLLEVKSDKLNPGIFTDQIVGKYNSFNFGENKFYNIPFNINDVDALGFNLDNLRIIFDLVKKGGGKVDENAEIYKKAQESAQKGNSTPENSFFSNLEVKSADVFKDLSVNYDTFSNIEEALEFSTKFIDGVKLKADAKLDANTENASIFDIDYSGLVFHKNIISKSGKKFWEPKGSDLTFNIATDKSLQEEFKKTYDKFTKTNKKIEQKVGQATKILQAFQFKNFKAENSIGEWGSHDILKYRTVFGYVPGVGIKQSIDTATTRNLFADKNPKLAKGFATFNDVFTTSQPLKSHKNSPFFVYNSGGSSLIPIKTDTEKINKAAVKFLEWLFTGQNDIDTPGKMVDNVDYLMENTGYFLPTKAVVTPEKLEQVKKKYQEYYDKIVEFESNNKKSIELVGEDAKKIDWSLYEKMANLRSVIISMESMLNAFKEDSSKVKILSDNGNFKEAKISTTITDSLIESTKFENSKTESSDRLLTLINE
- a CDS encoding ABC transporter ATP-binding protein, with amino-acid sequence MNHLTIAISIKNLVFSYDKKAFLKIDDLEIPANNIITILGPSGAGKSTFLNILAGFLPIKTGIEYHENFKNFGYIMQKNNLYEEISVKKNLWISAKNSPEWTSKVWKLSWENFKKDKNSQDFSDSIENLPSNKSNLGIEKVIKKFKFYFYILKNIKFYIFFLKFRKKYFGKEVLNVLKALEIEDIFLKKAKNISGGQQQRVAFAKSIIKGDNLVLMDEPFSSLDAKIKESTIKLLLKIKQEFNMTIVLVTHDQTDAMKISDKIILLNKGEILQYSNPEELFENPQSIFAAKFIGMPEINFIEKQGEIEYYIRSKYIKISSTPEPTNGKVFYKKNIADNFYYQIRDTEKNIDLEIISPIDIQGENVKIEYNKDKIFAFDKGGNRVKG
- a CDS encoding carbohydrate ABC transporter permease; this translates as MLKVNKESIKTVFFHRNTKAILLIGPLFIFLFIFSVYPILDSLFNSFNVGAGQNKHLGFENFRELFAKSNFNDALRNSTLLFFISSPIALFLGFVIAILLSKLKSKFLRMLIISGLYSQFFISSFAIGTAFSFLFGNKNVFAKMLNLNFSFVGGDNKIDLIWLYLIYQLWRAIPFNSVLFFFAISSIHTKYKKNLQIDRINLKDKIFNLYFKEIGNQFLVISYTNFIFATMLYPNVITGDINLDLNKGHTLASYILSSSDNSGLQSAVSLITFFYLSAVFSTFIIFRPKTWKKISKLIKNKRGKNVIKI